In Oscillatoria sp. FACHB-1407, one DNA window encodes the following:
- the phoU gene encoding phosphate signaling complex protein PhoU encodes MEDSRPTRLQFERQLRRVQRDVLRMGALVENSCWLARKALFERDLDAAKQIALQDKQIDQFYRQIELDCVNLMALQSPVTQDLRLLSALMQLVRDLERIGDYADDLGEIAIKLFPYPTHSSMAAIQTMLDRCRAMLAMSLAALSDLDAESGLDIKVKDDAVDSDYETLYNLLARQTNVQGTIEPIILLVLVIRYLERMADHATNIGKRVAYIVTGQR; translated from the coding sequence TTGGAAGACTCTAGACCAACTCGACTTCAATTTGAGCGTCAATTAAGACGGGTGCAGCGCGATGTGTTGCGAATGGGTGCTCTTGTCGAAAATTCTTGCTGGTTAGCCCGTAAAGCCTTGTTTGAACGAGATTTAGATGCAGCCAAGCAAATTGCTCTCCAGGATAAGCAGATTGACCAGTTTTATCGGCAAATCGAACTCGATTGCGTCAACTTAATGGCGTTACAATCTCCCGTAACGCAGGATCTACGACTGTTGAGTGCGCTGATGCAATTGGTGCGTGACCTGGAGCGAATTGGCGACTACGCCGACGACTTAGGCGAGATTGCCATCAAATTATTTCCTTACCCGACGCACTCATCCATGGCTGCGATTCAAACCATGCTTGATCGCTGTAGGGCGATGCTGGCGATGAGTTTAGCGGCTCTCTCTGATTTAGATGCCGAATCAGGATTAGATATTAAGGTCAAGGATGATGCGGTCGATTCTGATTATGAAACGCTGTATAACCTATTAGCGCGTCAAACAAACGTACAGGGAACAATTGAACCGATTATCTTGCTCGTTTTAGTAATTCGCTATCTAGAACGAATGGCAGACCATGCCACTAACATTGGCAAGCGAGTCGCCTATATCGTCACTGGGCAGCGATAG
- a CDS encoding ribonuclease R family protein: MEFSIATLLANFPDDKLVAPKALEKKLNCEDEESLRKLQIALDALEKIGILVKERGKYRRIFEEDVVEGKLRCSSKGFCFAIQDIEGSEDIYIRESHLSTAWNGDRVLVKVTKEGSRRRSPEGEVRLILERANSSVLARVKQAETSYRAVPLDDRLLFELELQPNGQGLDETLDKLVHVEIVRYPLGQNPPLGRVVQILGSDAQTASDIDIVCCKHDLPRQFSDAVLEAAKALPSKVRKADLKKRLDLRDLPTITIDSPATLASSAIDDAITLEELEDNQWRLGIHVSDVSYYIPHRSPLDLEAQKRGTSIHLGDVVLPILPEPVFRCCALVPEQDRLVISLLIILDETGQVLEFEVQPGVIQVDYQLNYQQAQGILLRNQPEAAAAAAYPLPSAKELDAFSPIFDMVDQLYALSQGIRAHRQNRGAFELNLPERVFPPDETSPELAKFLSTKFDYDDEGALGAMVVSSLLPARSVVTELMLLTNHLIASHLKALQVPAVYRVHRTPDPADVQELLKLVSNMGIDSHLEQEDAVHSRDYQRLTQAFAESKAEKVLTYLLLSTLKPAVYSTTPGTHFGLALEDGYTHFTYPLRRYPDLLVHRVLHAVFEYGRDRRSTRSKDAVDLRSSTCHGQINWGVLPPEIHSELEENLGSIAIHLTEQERLAQEAEADLEGLKKAEFMQQHTGEVFHGLITGVQSYGFFVEIEELLVEGLVHVSSLKDDWYEYRSRQQKLVGRKNRKQYRLGDRVEVQVKSVDYYRQQIDLVAVGGGSEALDEDEVDEAPLPAEAVPLLGHPAHDYDEEPNDGEE, from the coding sequence ATGGAATTCTCGATCGCAACGCTGCTGGCTAACTTTCCAGATGACAAGTTAGTTGCCCCCAAAGCACTGGAGAAGAAACTCAACTGTGAAGATGAGGAGAGCCTCCGTAAGCTCCAAATTGCCCTTGATGCACTGGAGAAAATTGGCATCTTAGTCAAGGAAAGAGGGAAATATCGCCGCATCTTTGAAGAGGATGTCGTAGAAGGCAAACTTCGCTGTTCGAGCAAAGGTTTTTGTTTTGCCATTCAGGACATCGAAGGCTCAGAAGACATCTATATTCGAGAGAGCCACCTGAGTACCGCTTGGAATGGCGATCGCGTCCTTGTCAAAGTGACGAAAGAGGGGAGCCGTCGTCGCAGCCCGGAAGGAGAAGTCCGGCTGATTTTAGAACGGGCTAACTCATCGGTGCTGGCACGAGTTAAACAGGCGGAGACGAGCTACCGAGCGGTGCCTCTAGACGATCGCCTGCTGTTTGAATTGGAGTTGCAGCCAAACGGACAGGGTTTAGATGAAACCCTGGACAAACTCGTTCACGTTGAGATTGTCCGCTATCCCCTGGGGCAAAACCCGCCTCTGGGGCGCGTGGTACAAATTTTGGGCAGTGATGCTCAAACTGCCTCTGATATTGATATTGTCTGTTGCAAGCACGATTTGCCGCGCCAGTTTTCGGATGCCGTGCTAGAAGCGGCGAAGGCATTGCCGAGCAAAGTCCGTAAAGCCGACTTGAAAAAACGCCTTGACCTGCGAGATTTGCCGACAATCACGATTGATAGCCCGGCAACTCTGGCAAGCTCGGCGATCGATGACGCCATTACCCTTGAGGAATTGGAGGATAACCAGTGGCGGTTGGGCATTCATGTGTCGGATGTCTCCTATTACATTCCGCATCGCTCACCCCTGGATCTGGAAGCACAAAAACGGGGTACCTCGATCCACCTGGGAGATGTGGTGCTGCCCATTCTGCCAGAACCCGTCTTTAGATGTTGTGCACTGGTTCCAGAGCAAGATCGTCTGGTGATCTCGTTGCTCATCATCCTGGATGAAACAGGTCAAGTGCTTGAATTTGAGGTTCAGCCTGGGGTGATTCAGGTGGACTATCAACTGAATTATCAACAGGCACAGGGCATTTTGTTACGCAACCAGCCGGAAGCTGCCGCTGCCGCTGCCTACCCGTTGCCCTCTGCAAAAGAGTTGGATGCCTTTAGCCCTATCTTTGACATGGTTGATCAGCTATATGCCTTGAGCCAGGGCATCCGTGCTCATCGCCAAAACCGGGGGGCATTTGAGTTGAATCTGCCAGAGCGCGTATTCCCGCCCGATGAAACCAGTCCAGAGCTAGCTAAGTTCCTGTCAACTAAGTTTGACTATGACGACGAGGGGGCACTGGGGGCGATGGTGGTGTCTTCTCTGCTGCCTGCCCGCTCAGTGGTGACCGAGTTAATGTTGCTCACCAACCATCTGATTGCATCGCACCTGAAGGCGTTGCAAGTGCCAGCGGTTTATCGCGTTCACCGTACTCCCGACCCGGCGGATGTGCAGGAGTTGCTGAAGCTGGTCAGCAACATGGGAATTGACTCCCATCTGGAGCAGGAAGATGCGGTTCACTCTCGTGATTATCAACGATTAACTCAGGCATTTGCGGAGTCAAAAGCGGAGAAAGTTCTAACTTACCTCCTGCTCTCAACCCTAAAACCTGCGGTCTATAGCACAACCCCCGGCACCCACTTCGGTCTGGCGTTGGAAGACGGCTATACTCACTTCACCTATCCGCTGCGCCGCTATCCTGATCTGCTGGTGCATCGAGTGTTGCATGCCGTGTTTGAGTATGGGCGCGATCGCCGTTCTACTCGCTCTAAAGATGCGGTCGATCTCCGCAGCAGCACCTGCCACGGGCAAATTAACTGGGGTGTATTGCCACCTGAGATTCACAGCGAGTTGGAGGAGAATCTGGGGTCGATCGCCATTCACCTGACTGAGCAGGAACGCCTGGCACAGGAGGCAGAAGCCGACCTGGAAGGGCTGAAGAAAGCTGAATTCATGCAGCAGCACACGGGTGAGGTGTTCCACGGGCTGATCACGGGGGTACAGTCCTACGGCTTCTTTGTAGAGATTGAGGAGTTGTTGGTTGAGGGACTGGTGCATGTCAGTTCCTTGAAGGATGACTGGTATGAATACCGTTCTCGTCAACAAAAGCTGGTGGGACGCAAGAACCGCAAGCAATATCGCCTGGGCGATCGCGTCGAGGTGCAGGTCAAGAGCGTTGACTACTACCGTCAACAGATTGACCTGGTGGCTGTTGGTGGGGGCAGTGAGGCTCTGGATGAAGATGAGGTGGATGAAGCACCCCTACCAGCGGAAGCAGTGCCGCTGTTGGGACACCCTGCTCATGACTATGACGAAGAACCCAACGACGGAGAAGAGTAA
- a CDS encoding flavin prenyltransferase UbiX translates to MSATSPITRPLILGVTGASGLIYAVRALKFLLEADYAVELVASKSTYMVWQSESAIRMPVEPLQQEQFWRQQAGVETGGKLHCHPWGDVGASIASGSFRTAGMVVMPCSMSTVAKLANGLSSDLLERAADVQLKEGRKLILVPRETPFSLIHLRNLTALAEAGARIVPAIPAWYHHPQTIEDLVDFVIARAFDQLDIDCVPLNRWEGRDSKVEGEGDA, encoded by the coding sequence GTGTCTGCAACTTCTCCTATAACCCGACCTCTCATTCTGGGTGTAACTGGTGCATCGGGGTTAATTTACGCTGTGCGGGCACTCAAGTTTCTGTTGGAGGCAGATTACGCGGTTGAACTGGTTGCCTCCAAATCGACCTACATGGTGTGGCAATCGGAATCAGCCATACGAATGCCCGTAGAACCGCTACAACAGGAACAGTTTTGGCGACAGCAGGCAGGGGTGGAAACGGGTGGCAAACTCCACTGCCATCCCTGGGGCGATGTGGGAGCCTCGATCGCCAGTGGTTCCTTTCGCACTGCTGGCATGGTTGTCATGCCCTGTAGCATGAGTACCGTGGCTAAGTTAGCCAATGGTTTGAGTTCTGATCTATTGGAACGGGCTGCCGACGTGCAACTGAAAGAAGGTCGGAAGCTCATTTTAGTGCCCCGTGAAACGCCCTTTAGCTTGATCCATCTGCGCAATCTGACGGCTCTGGCAGAAGCTGGAGCCAGAATTGTGCCCGCGATTCCTGCCTGGTATCACCACCCACAAACCATTGAAGACCTGGTGGATTTTGTGATTGCGCGTGCCTTTGATCAATTGGACATCGATTGTGTGCCATTGAACCGTTGGGAGGGACGAGACAGTAAGGTAGAGGGGGAGGGAGACGCATAA
- a CDS encoding LapA family protein — MVRLVLVLAIAGGLTLFALQNLTPISLVILGVASQPLPLAVWLLGAIVSGALTTLLISGLFSASNAFAAPRSARKRSPKRVSTNSSPRWNAAWSNPKADTPKPPRNNPRAATPTGDDWEPRPPLEEWEDWEGYEEPAKSSSTAQTSYASDSYARSESRYSQPDDFVPTAQEQEVWDDWDEDEPEDSRYEDRPLTEEDSIPRRTDFEVRQEPVARYQSGTIYSYSYRNQEDREDSSVGKTEDVYDAEFRVITPPYNAEPEEPTLNEPEPIYEDKVEPVNNQDDEEDWLDDEEEYDEEEYDEKDDDGRDDEDDWDDSDDRNRRDRPKGDSSDDW, encoded by the coding sequence ATGGTGAGACTTGTACTGGTACTGGCGATCGCCGGAGGGTTAACACTTTTTGCGCTGCAAAACCTGACCCCGATTTCTCTGGTGATTTTGGGTGTGGCTTCCCAACCGCTGCCATTGGCGGTGTGGCTATTAGGGGCGATTGTCTCAGGTGCTCTGACAACATTGCTGATCTCTGGGCTATTCTCCGCCTCCAATGCCTTTGCGGCTCCTCGTTCAGCCCGCAAGCGATCGCCCAAACGAGTCTCTACCAATTCCTCACCCCGTTGGAATGCGGCCTGGAGCAATCCCAAGGCTGATACTCCCAAACCGCCTCGCAACAATCCTAGAGCGGCTACTCCGACTGGAGACGACTGGGAACCGCGCCCACCTTTGGAGGAGTGGGAGGATTGGGAGGGTTACGAGGAACCTGCCAAATCCTCATCCACGGCTCAAACCAGCTATGCCTCAGACAGCTATGCTCGCTCTGAAAGCCGCTATTCTCAGCCCGATGATTTCGTGCCCACAGCGCAGGAGCAGGAAGTCTGGGATGACTGGGACGAGGATGAGCCAGAGGATAGCCGCTACGAAGACCGTCCTTTAACGGAGGAAGACTCCATTCCCCGCCGCACCGACTTTGAAGTCCGGCAGGAACCCGTCGCCCGCTATCAGTCGGGCACAATCTATTCCTACAGTTATCGCAACCAGGAGGATCGGGAGGATTCCTCAGTCGGCAAAACGGAGGATGTCTATGATGCTGAGTTTCGCGTCATTACGCCCCCATACAACGCTGAGCCAGAAGAACCCACACTCAATGAGCCTGAGCCAATCTACGAGGATAAGGTTGAACCCGTTAACAACCAGGACGATGAGGAAGATTGGCTAGATGACGAGGAGGAGTATGACGAGGAAGAGTATGACGAGAAGGACGATGACGGGAGAGACGATGAGGATGATTGGGATGATTCAGATGATCGAAACAGGCGCGATCGCCCCAAAGGAGATTCCTCTGACGACTGGTAG
- a CDS encoding shikimate kinase encodes MTMTNKMFDNQLLDGATVNQLLRGTNLYLIGMMGSGKTTVGRLLAMQLKYKFIDTDTIIEQLTQKSIPQIFAESGEATFREIETQVLGRVAAETRTAIATGGGIVLHRQNWSYLHHGVVVWLDVPVEQLLKRLKGSTNRPLLNDPDPQQKLQQLLEQRRSLYALADVRVKVETEESPNSVAARVLYAVGGAIQAKLAEQPFPPNN; translated from the coding sequence ATGACCATGACGAATAAGATGTTTGACAATCAACTTTTAGACGGTGCAACTGTAAATCAACTGCTACGCGGTACAAATCTCTATCTCATCGGCATGATGGGGTCGGGCAAAACAACCGTGGGTCGCTTGCTGGCGATGCAATTGAAATACAAATTTATCGATACCGATACGATCATTGAGCAACTGACTCAAAAATCGATACCGCAAATCTTTGCTGAGTCTGGAGAGGCGACCTTTCGGGAAATTGAAACCCAGGTGTTGGGGCGAGTGGCAGCGGAAACCCGAACGGCGATCGCCACAGGCGGCGGAATCGTCTTACACCGTCAAAACTGGAGCTATTTGCATCACGGGGTTGTGGTCTGGCTCGATGTTCCGGTTGAACAACTATTAAAGCGTCTCAAAGGCAGTACCAATCGTCCTTTGTTGAATGACCCTGACCCCCAGCAAAAGCTGCAACAGCTTCTCGAACAGCGGCGATCGCTGTATGCCTTGGCAGATGTGCGGGTGAAGGTCGAAACCGAGGAATCACCAAATTCGGTTGCGGCGAGAGTGTTATACGCGGTTGGAGGTGCCATTCAGGCAAAGTTGGCTGAACAGCCTTTTCCCCCAAACAACTAG
- the argB gene encoding acetylglutamate kinase, with protein sequence MLNSEYIQKAEATRVRVLSEALPYIQQFSGRTVVVKYGGAAMKESHLKETVMRDIVFLSCVGLRPVVVHGGGPEINSWLDKLGIEPQFKNGLRVTDAATMDVVEMVLVGRVNKEIVAMINQVGGSAVGLCGKDGNLIKARPQGQEEIGFVGEVSGVDIKILDSLVKSGYIPVVSSVAADEKGQSYNINADTVAGEIAAALGAEKLILLTDTSGILKDYKDVSTLIPKLDIQEARRLIETGIVSGGMIPKVNCCVRSLAQGVRAAHILDGRIPHALLLEIFTDAGIGSMLVASEFMS encoded by the coding sequence ATGCTCAACAGCGAATACATCCAAAAAGCTGAAGCGACCCGTGTTCGAGTGCTCAGCGAGGCTCTGCCCTATATTCAGCAATTCAGTGGACGCACTGTGGTTGTGAAATATGGTGGTGCAGCCATGAAAGAGAGTCATCTCAAAGAGACAGTGATGCGAGACATCGTGTTTCTCTCATGCGTTGGGTTGCGTCCTGTCGTGGTTCATGGGGGTGGGCCGGAGATCAACTCCTGGCTCGATAAATTGGGGATTGAACCGCAATTTAAAAATGGCTTGCGAGTGACCGATGCTGCCACGATGGATGTCGTCGAGATGGTGCTTGTGGGGCGGGTCAACAAAGAAATTGTGGCGATGATCAATCAAGTGGGAGGTTCTGCTGTTGGGCTTTGCGGTAAAGATGGCAACTTGATTAAGGCACGCCCGCAGGGGCAGGAGGAAATTGGGTTTGTCGGCGAGGTCAGCGGTGTCGATATCAAAATTTTGGATTCTCTCGTTAAAAGTGGCTATATCCCCGTTGTATCCAGTGTTGCGGCTGACGAGAAGGGACAATCCTACAACATCAATGCGGACACCGTTGCTGGCGAAATCGCCGCTGCACTGGGGGCAGAAAAGCTGATTTTGCTGACTGACACATCAGGCATTCTTAAAGATTACAAAGATGTCTCAACCCTGATTCCCAAGTTAGACATTCAAGAAGCCCGCCGTTTGATTGAGACAGGGATTGTTTCTGGAGGCATGATTCCGAAGGTCAACTGTTGTGTGCGATCGCTGGCTCAAGGGGTACGGGCAGCCCACATCCTTGACGGTCGCATTCCTCATGCTCTGTTATTGGAAATCTTCACCGATGCGGGAATCGGTTCCATGCTGGTCGCCTCTGAATTCATGTCGTAG